The following proteins are encoded in a genomic region of Neospora caninum Liverpool complete genome, chromosome XI:
- a CDS encoding 60S acidic ribosomal protein P2, related, with product MAMKYVAAYLMVVLSGNDAPTKQQVEKTLSSVGIDVEEDIMDAFFNAVEGKTPHELIAAGMEKLQKVPSGGVAAAAPAAGAADAGAGAAAKEEEKKEEEEEEDDMGFSLFD from the exons ATGGCAATGAAATACGTCGCCGCTTACCTGATGGTGGTGCTGTCCGGAAACGACGCACCGACCAAGCAGCAGGTTGAGAAAACCCTTTCCTCTGTGGGTATCGATGTGGAAGAGGACATTATGGATGCGTTCTTCAATGCCGTCGAAGGAAAGACCCCGCACGAG CTGATTGCTGCGGGTATGGAGAAGCTCCAGAAGGTCCCCTCTGGCGGTGTcgcggctgctgcgcctgcggCTGGAGCGGCGGATGCTGGCGCCGGCGCTGCtgcgaaggaggaggagaagaaggaggaagaggaggaggaagacgacatgggcttctctctgttcgacTAA